In Gossypium raimondii isolate GPD5lz chromosome 12, ASM2569854v1, whole genome shotgun sequence, a single window of DNA contains:
- the LOC105763096 gene encoding uncharacterized protein LOC105763096 → MAVSATVIGALLGLGTQMYSNALRKLPYMRHPWEHLLGMGMGAVFVNQLVNWDAQLQRDLDNMLEKAKAANERRYFDGDDD, encoded by the exons atGGCAGTGAGCGCAACGGTGATCGGAGCACTTCTGGGACTGGGCACCCAGATGTACTCCAACGCTCTCCGCAAGCTCCCTTATATGCGAC ATCCGTGGGAGCACCTGTTGGGGATGGGTATGGGAGCCGTGTTCGTTAACCAGCTTGTGAATTGGGACGCTCAGCTCCAACGGGACCTTGACAATATGCTCGAAAAGGCCAAGGCTGCCAACGAGCGCCGCTACTTTG